From the Lemur catta isolate mLemCat1 chromosome 1, mLemCat1.pri, whole genome shotgun sequence genome, the window TACTGAGCGGGAGGCGGGCAAGGCCAGTGCCACGCGAGCCCTGTGCATTTCTGAGGAGCACGGCTGTGCTGGGGCAGGGTGCTGGGAGCCCTCAGATCGCCAGGGCCGGCCGAGGAAGGATGAATTTGACAGGACCTAGCGGGGAAACTGGGTCTGAAGCCGCTGCGGCAGCCCAGGAGAGACGATAAGGTCTCGCCTAAGGCTGGAGTCAGGAGAATAAGGGTGGGGACGGAACCGAGCAATATGACAGGGTAACATGGTCAGGATTTGGCACTTGGACGTGGaaagcagaagaggaaggaagaaggaaagagctGTTTGGGGCTTGCCAGAGTCTGAAGAGGAGGAGATAGAGGGGGCGAGTAGAGGAGTTGAGCCTGCGGGTGAGAAGGTGGAGGAAAACCCTCAAGGTGAAACCAGGCCGCTTATGAACAGAGttacaaagtgaaaaataaaatgagcccTCCCTGCCTCACACTATCTCGCTAGGCAATTCCGTGTCTGCTCTCCGCTGCCATGAAATCGTGCTGGCCAAGACAGAGATCTCTTAAAACCCTGTGTAGGCTACAGATATAAAGCATCACTTGTTCTACAGGTTAAACACGatgacagaaaacaaacaatgTGTTCATTTATCCCATGTGCTCCCAACAAAGTTGGGAGGCAATTTGGAATACTAAAGCAAGAGTGGGTCCAGTCTCCCTTTCGCATCTACCCTTCCCTATCCCGTCcttaaaagtattttgaattaagaAGAGAAAGTAAAGAGAGGTGGAGAATCCTGCttcaggggaagggagggatacTCTTCCAAGGGAATAAGAAGTGCAAAATCAGACTTTGGTTCTAGAGAGTGACAGATAAACAGGGtcagaataaacagaaaatagcTGCTTTAACCCGTAAAACAGCACCTACAACACTGTTTTTCTTGTCTGACTTTGCaaggcaaaaccaaaacaaaaaagcagtaTTTACACAGAACTACAGCCTGCATGTCAAAGACATATCAAATAGGATGATCAAAAAGACATTGAGCACATATACAACTCATTTCCATCAGTGTATTGCCCTCAGTGATGGTAGTGTGGTGGAGGGAGGTAATTGAAATAGTCCCCTCCTCTTAAGAATTGCTGATTTCAGGGAGGAAGATGTTGCTGAACCAGCTCGGAGGAAACTTGAGTGGGTTCACTGAGTGCATATATGCGAAGATCCCAGAGTGGAGGGATCTAACTTGAATCTGAGCTTTCTATAAGTCAGAGTGAAAGAGAATGGGAATACATGAGAGTATGTAGTCTCCAGGCTCCAATAACAGGTATCATTTGCATGTCTCTGGCATCTCATATGAAGAGGGTTTAGTATGAGTATCTTTATGTAAGTTACTTAATAGACAATGTCTTTGACTATAGTTTtatagaaaatccagaaacatttttcaaatgattgtttcttttgttgtaaCTCTATTTAAAGAACCAAAAGCATGGTGTTTAATTACAATTTAAGGAAGGCATTTCTCCAGGAAATACATATAATATGGTCTAGGTATGTTTTCTGATAATTTGAAGATAGAACTAAAAGGATCTGACAGAGTTAATATTTAACACATCCACTAGCTATTTTTCCCGACTATCAGATGGCTAATGGAGCTGCCAGCAAGTGCTGGACCAGGGGTAAATTCTGCAGTTCTGGCTTCTGGTGTTTTTCAGGCATGTATGTTGTTTAGGCATTGAATATGCAGGtggcaaaattaattttctgttatttaaaaatgttttggaccATGGATAAGAGTGGgtaatatgaaaaatttacaGTGTTATTTTCTGATAAGATGAGAAAGTAGACTAGTGGAATAGTGACCAAAATCTTCTTGCTCTTTATGTAAGATAACAGTTTGATGAaaaactgaattcttttttttttttttttttttgagacagagtctcgctttgttgcccgggctagagtgagtgccgtggcgtcagcctagctcacagcaacctcaaactcctgggcttcagcaaccctactgcctcagcctcccgagtagctgggactacaggcatgagccaccatgcccggctaattttttctgtatagatttttagctgtccaaatcatttctttctatttttggtagagacggggtctcactcttgctcaggctggtctcgaactccggacctcgagcgatccacccgcctcggcctcccagagtgctaggattacaggcatgagccaccacgcccggccgaaaaactgaattctttaaaaataagtaaataaaaaagattttgcCTGTGAATCACGAGATCTGTAGTTTGGTAGTAGGAGAATAAAgggtagaaatatttttgaaaatggagaaaatgccACTTTTGAGTCTATTTAACAAATCCTGAGAAGCTATTTCGGATCAGTAATTTGGTGACATTGGTGAGGAGGGCAAGTCACTGCTCAGCACTAACAGTTCTTGCAAAGGAATGTTTTCACCTTTAGGTAACTGATCAGAGGTTTTCAAAAGGATGGGCTGACTGGATCCCAGCTTAGTAATACTCTAGGTATTTTTCAGAGCTCATTATAAGattatagatattttttcctccaaCCATTTCTCTTAAGAAGAAAACATATCAGGGATCTCAATACCCTAGAATCTGCCTTTATTATTGGCCTTTGAGATTCTTTCTACTCGCTGCTGAAAATTTACATTGCTTGTTTATAAAAAGCTTCTCACTCAAGTTTGAAGTTTATATGGAACTTCATCTCAGTATTGAGAGGAGACTTAATTTTTCAAGGAATTCTATAGTTTCCCAGAAGTCTTTTATCAAAgcaaaggatagtgttactgttggAGAGGCAAAACTTTACCTCTACCCTCTTAGGGTCCCCAGCTggttctgagaattaaattgcCATAAAATAGATTAGCAGGAGAATAGGATAcaaatttaatataagttttGCATGATATGGGAGGCCtcataagaaaacaaagactcaaagaagtggcaaaacctaaatactttaaaattaggTTGAACAAAAAGATGCAATTGTGGATCAGTAAATTTGCGGGGAAGGTAAAGGAAgataggaattatttttaacaaggtcTGGCTGTACAGAATTCTCTCAGCTGTGACTCCCTGGTGAagaatgtttcctttttccaGGTATAGGGAGGGCATCTTTAACATGGGAATTTTTGTCTCTTGTTTTGGAGGGAAAAAGGGAACGTTAGAATCCCCTTCTTGTctctgctgtttttcaagtgcctttgGGTTACAGTAATCCTCATGCCACAGTGGCACATTTTCAGGTGGCATATTCTGCCACTCTTTGTTACCGTTACGTGATTTTCCAGTCCTAGGTCAATTAAGGCCACTTTTAGCTTGTCTGTGATTCATTGGTTGTTAGGGGGAAAAGATCTCCTGTGTGAAGTTTTAAGCAaaatcttgaaattattttaactagAAATGGTTATTTATACTATCAGAGAAAGTCACACACCATATTAACATCAGGAAATCTAGTATTTCTTATCCAATATGTTGTTGGCAGCtagatttattattaatatattagagacagaaatgatttcaggagttttgcaaggctttgccctgaaggaacaTGTGAATGTGTTAGCTCgaatatcaaaagctgcctcacctcaggagggcgtctcaatggtcagtagcagctgcattccaaggtgacactgcagtctcaagcctgtggttctCGCCTGCTTTGAAGGACAAAGCAGATTTGCATGGAGCCACGGGATGGGGAGCTGATCAAAAAGACGTGCCACCCGAGACAGACACCTAGGGCTGAGACCATTAGCCTAAGGGACACCTCTTGCTTGATTTCTGAAGAATCTTTCTCAATACACAATAACTAGAGCCATTATGTCTCTGTTTtgctaaagtgatagttttatcttaaaacttagatGTTTGTCCTAAAAAGAATTTGTAACCGTTTGTTCACATAGAGTTAATTAAGGAATCTatagaagccttttgggagactttgaacctcaaacgaactacctgttattatgtaaatctgttacccctggcaaccgatcaCTGTCTATAAATACAGATCATCCCCAAAATTCACGGGAATATTTTGGGGTCCTCTGAGCACCCCCCTTTTCCTATATTCATAAATCTATTCCTTATAAACTGCATTTTTGTctctgtgtattgttttatttctattttctatttcctactattttttcatcctttgcaaccagccctgcctgagggacccgattctttgctgggagagtagctaactccccacaatGTGTGTAATCAGACTTGGAAACAAAAGTATCAACACTCACTGTACATTTGAGAAGGCTGAGCAGTTTCCTAAATGGCTTTCTCAGGCATTAGAGTTATACAAAGAAGGGCTAATTATTAAACTACCCAATTCTTGGCTTCTTCAAATGAAGATGCAACAGTTATTCCACTTAGTAACCACCCCACAGTAAATTGTAATACGTCAATTTGATCATGTTTGGGTAGCAAtccctaagaaaaaaaatgggcaatAAAGACTCAGTCTTTCCCATTCTTATTTCCTGTGGCTGAATTACTGGCAAAACTATTGAAAATCCCAGCTTTACAATCTCCTTTTATTACATCCacaaatgtatgtgtatgtgtatatatatatatctttcagAGGGCCATCAAATTGGTTCCAGACACATTCCGTCTGGAATCATATATATGACTAAGGTGAgataacatatatacacacacaatcagACATTCTAGGCAGATCTTATTATGGGGCAAGATGAAtgttaggagaaataagttctttTATGTATCTGGAAGCTCAGACACACTCATGTTAACTCTAATCAGGGCGGCTCATCCACACGAATTTCTCCCAGGTGACTGTTGCaaggctacaaaaaaaaaaaaattttttttaatttttttttttgagacagagtcttactctgttgcccaggctagagtgacatggcgtcagcttagctcacagcaacctcaaactcctgggctcaagcgatcctactgcctcagcctccggagtagctgggactacaggcatgtgccaccacacccggctcatttttctatatatatacttttagctgtccatataatttctttctatttttagtagagatggggtctcactcttgctcaggctggtctcaaactcctgacctcgagcgatccccccgcctcagtctcgcagagtgaaaaattaaatcttaaacCTCACACCCAAGgagaataattttaacaaaatccagGCTTCTTGTGAACAAATGATGTAAAATATCTAGGTGAAGGTGGGTCAAATTCTCTGCTCCTACTCCTACTTCCTACCATGTTCTGAGAAAAGCCCATTCAAttatttagtttctttatctgtaaaatagggataataatggtGTCTCCTTCATAAGATTATATTGAGGATTAAATAGGTTACTTTAAGTAAAGCCTAGAGCACACAATAAGTGTTCTCTAtgtttatttgtgttatttcctCAGTCTAGATACTGTGGATAGTCTAGGAGACTTCAgcagtttcaaaaatatttatttaggaaaCTGGAGATTTTCATCCCACAGGATTAAACAGTATTAGAATCTGTCTGATGACTAATGACAAGAATGTTGAAGATGGCTAGTTCTAGACATAAATTGATCAATGTTAaatcttttcctctctttaaaTAACACTGTCCCAGAGCCCTTTTTGAGGATAGGCATAAAGAAACAAGGATCTGAACCACATACTGTTGCATTGTAAGAAGCAATGATATTGTAGGGGTGGAAATGCACCCCCTTCATCTAGGGACTGTGCCTCCGTGATGGGTGAGAGGTGTAGGTACTCCATCAGGAATGCCCCCATCCTAAAAAGAAGGTCAAAGATGCTGCAATCAACCTGGCTATCATCATGTTGTGGTAGACTCTGGGGCAGGGTATGTATATTAAAGACTTAGTCTTctgtaatataatattaaatcttGGATTCATAAGGTTTGTAAGTCTAGTGGTGTAAGTCTGCAAATTTATTATTCAAGATTATCtttaggtcctttgcattttcatataaattttagaatcagcttgtcaacttctaccaaaaaaaaattgctgagatTTTTATGGAACTGCACTGAAATTATAGATCAAGTTGGGGGGATATTGACATCTGAAAATTATTGAGTATTCTAATCCATAAACTTGTCCTCCACTTATTAAggactttaatttctttctagatTGCAGCTTTAGTTCATTTCAATTCACTGCAATTTCAAATGTCTTATTTAAAGAGTTAAGTCCCTCCTTCCAGCCAGGCTTAGTAACGTAAGACCATGAAActacaggatcttgctcttgtttTTTAGATCAGCCTGCAACTATCCCTAAGGCCATTTAGCCAACCAAAGTCTAATGGAGAGAACTGGCTAGTGGAGAGAACTGACTTTCCATTTGAGGCTACTCCAAATTCGAATCCACCATGCCAACCCACACATGGCTGTTAAAAGTGTGGCTGGTTTCTCCTTGTCCCAGAAGTTCCTTTGCCTGTGCCTATGGAAAGCCTGCTTCTCTGCCTGCCAGTACTCAAACTTGAAAATGCCACCAGGCATGAAAGGGCCCACTCACGGTCTCTAGTTGTTTAGGAAAGGCTGTTCTCTCTCCAGAAGTTAGTTCCTTTGGCCTTCTTTTCATCTACAACTCGGTTAGctttatagaaaaatgtaatattttaaaatatggatttttttctagtgttttctCAATGTTATGGTAAGAGCAACTATCTTTTGCATCCTACCTGGCAACAGAATCAAaataggcattttttaaaaatttgagatagagtctctctctgttgcccgggctagagtgccgtggcatcagcctagctcacagcaacctcaaactcctgggctcaagcgatcctcctgccttagcctcccgaatagctgggactacaggcatgtgccaccatgcccggctaattttttgtatatattttagttgtccagctaatttctttctgtttttagtagagatggggtctctctcactcttgctcaggcttgtctcaaattcctgagctcaaacgatccaccagcctcggcctcccagagtgctgggattacaggcatgagctaccacgcctggccaaaataggcatttttaaacactgaaatcagacaatcatttttttttcatttgactcAACCTGTTAGAAGAAAGAGGAGCCTATACTTTAATTCTTCTCCTAACATGAAACACAaaaacctaaattttttttttatttttttatttttttgagacagagtctcactctgttgcccaggctagagtgccatggcgtcagcctagctcatagcaacctcaaactcctgggctcaagtgatccttctgcctcagcctcccaagtagctgggacaacaggcatgcgccaccatgcctggctaattttttctatatatatttttagctgtccatataatttctttctatttttagtagagaccggggtctcaatcttgctcaggctggtctcgaactcctgacctcgagtgatcctcctgcctcagcctcccagagtgctaggattacaggcgtgagccaccgtgcccagccgataaagtatattttattttatttgtatttatttatttatttatttttttgagacagagtctcactctgttgtcccggctagagtgcggtggcgtcagcctagctcacagaaacctcaaactcctgggcttaagcaatcctactgcctcagcctcccaagtagctgggactacaggcatgcgccaccatgcccagctaatttttcctatatatatttttagttggccagataatttctttctatttttagtagagacgggggtctcgctcttgctcaggttggtctggaactcctgacctcgagcgatccacccacctcggcctcccagagtgctaggattacaggcgtgagccactgcacccggcctcaaaAACCTAAATTTTATGTTGTGACATAATTTCGAGTGCTAAGTTTAACCaactagattttaattttatctttcttaaggATAGCAAGTCTCATGGGAGGTCAAtggtgattgtttttctttcttttcacagtATTTCAGATTGTAAATATTTGAACTTTCCttcaaaataatgttaaaagacataataaaatCAGTAGAACATTTATCTAAAATTCCCCAGAAAGATGATCCACAAGTCACTGATAGAACATTTTTCATTGATGCATCTCATCAGGGCTTGATTGCCATTCCATCGGAGATCTTAGCattaaaagaattagaagaaGTGCATTTGGAAAATAACCAGATTGAAGAAATTCCCCAGGACATTCAGCATTTAAAGAACATCAAGGTTCTCTACCTGGACAAGAACAACCTAAGGAGCCTGTGCCCGGAGCTGGGGGCGCTGAGCAGCCTGGAGGGACTGGACCTGAGCTACAaccccatcctcccctcctctctcccggTCGTCAGCTGCCTCCGCACCCTGCGCGAGCTCCGGCTCCACCAGATTGACCTGAAGGAGATCCCCATCGTGATCTGTAAAAACCTTCACCATGTCGAGCTGTTTGGACTGACCGGAAACCACCTGAAATTTTTGCCCAACGAAATAGTGAACCAGACCAAACTGAGGGAGATCTACCTGAAGCGCAACCAGTTTGACGTTTTCCCTAAGGAGCTCTGCGTTCTCTGCAACCTGGAGATCATTGACCTGGATGAGAACAAACTGAATGCCATTCCAGAAGAAATTGGGAATCTGACGAGGCTGGAGAAGTTCTTCGTGGCTTATAACAACCTGTCCTTTCTGCCCGAGTCGCTGCGCCAATGTAGCCAGATGTCGGTGCTGGACTTATCCCACAACGCCCTCCACTCCATCCCGGACTCCCTCTCCGAGCTCGCCAGGATGACGGAAATTGGGCTGAGCGGGAACCCCCTGGAGAAAGTGCCGCGCCTCATCTGCAGGTGGCCCGCGCTGCACCTGCTCTACCTGAGCGACACCGGCCTGCGCCGGCTGCGGCGCTGCCTCCCGCGGCTGCTGGAACTGTGCTTCCTGGATCTCAGCCGCAACCGCCTGGGCCGCTGTCCGTCGCAGCTCTGCGCGCTCAAGAACCTGGAGATCCTGGCGCTGGATGACAATAAAATAGGGCAGGTACTGATTCCCTTCCTGGCTGTCACTATGCTCTCATCAAGGGCCCTTCCTGCCCTAATTTGGTGTGGTTCTCGGTCTAGACAGCAAATTTGAACTGACTTTATGGGCGAAAATCCAGGGTTACCAAATATATCTAACAAGGTGATACtttatattactttcttttttcatttttagaaaaatgaaccCTCACCctacacaaaaaaagacaaatatattatgGAAGATTCCAGGTATATGAAACCTTTCCAGACAGGTTATCCTAGAGTgggctttctttttctcccactgTGAGTGACCCATTCACCAGTTATCTGTCTATCCCACCCATCTATAGAAGGGTGGTGGTGGCTGAGCTCTGCTccaaccaaaataaaaagtaggGTGGCCAGTTACGGAACTGGTGGGAGGAATGTCCAAGGGCTAAAGCAGGGAACTATGAGGAAGGATTTGCAGGAATAAAGCCAGGTAAATGTACTTAGGAATTAAGAAGCTGTTGAGATACATAGCTGGGCTATTTTTTTCCACAAGAAAATAAGGCGTGTCTCTGTAACACAATCCATAGAGTGATTGTGTCACATAGTTTAAGAATGAGATTTTTTCCATGTAATTCTAAAGGGCCAAAAAGAGACCAATAGATACACATAATAGTGATACAGATTTTGACTTGATGGAAGAAAGAAGTCTGATGATTAGAAGTATCCATCAAAGGTAATGAACTTTTCCTTACAGGATGTGATTTAAATAACATcgaattggtattaactgaccaacacttaagtacacatgtagtagtaacattcatcaggtgtcgagcaggtgggtgggggaggaagagatgggtatactcacacctaatgggtgtggtgcgcaccgtctgggggatggacacacttaaatATGTGACTCGGGTGGGgaaaaggcagtatatgtaacctaaacatttgtacccccataatgtgctgaaattaaataaataaataaccaaaataaatcatCTCTGGAAGGCTAGCTATAAAACATATTCAACCACTGTATTAGAGGGTTGAAATAGAGAACCTTCCTGAGGCCTTCCAGCCCTGAAAGTCTGGCAGTCTGCAGAATGCCTATGCAAAACCATATAGGGCACACAAGCCTCAGTATTCACTGGAAAGCAGAACATGGCAATATACAATCATAATAGTGTTTGCTGAACACTCTGTTTAGAAATGGTATGAACATGTTTGCTTCCAACTGAGATTTCAACTGaagtttcaaaattgctaaagtCTTTTAGAACTAAATTTATCGT encodes:
- the LRRIQ4 gene encoding leucine-rich repeat and IQ domain-containing protein 4, whose product is MLKDIIKSVEHLSKIPQKDDPQVTDRTFFIDASHQGLIAIPSEILALKELEEVHLENNQIEEIPQDIQHLKNIKVLYLDKNNLRSLCPELGALSSLEGLDLSYNPILPSSLPVVSCLRTLRELRLHQIDLKEIPIVICKNLHHVELFGLTGNHLKFLPNEIVNQTKLREIYLKRNQFDVFPKELCVLCNLEIIDLDENKLNAIPEEIGNLTRLEKFFVAYNNLSFLPESLRQCSQMSVLDLSHNALHSIPDSLSELARMTEIGLSGNPLEKVPRLICRWPALHLLYLSDTGLRRLRRCLPRLLELCFLDLSRNRLGRCPSQLCALKNLEILALDDNKIGQLPSELGSLSKLKILGLTGNEFCSFPEEVCSLASLEKLYIGQDQGCKLTYVPENIGKLQSLKELYIENNHLEYLPVALGSMPNLEVLDCRHNLLKQLPDAICHTQALKELLLEDNLLTHLPENLDSLVNIKVLTLMDNPMSEPPEEVCAEGNEAIWKYLKEKRTRKIMATKIQAWWRGTMVRKGLGEFEDLLKVRKKGKSSPKDKKGHKAPKGKPGKRNK